A region of Oceanivirga salmonicida DNA encodes the following proteins:
- the plsY gene encoding glycerol-3-phosphate 1-O-acyltransferase PlsY, translating into MNYIYILLTYLIGSIPFSLIFGKIFKKMDLREYGSGNVGSTNAARVLGYKIGILTLIMDVSKGLIPTYIASKYDTNLAILIGLAAILGHSYSVYLKFNGGKAVATSLGVFLALSPLNVLYAFIVFIVILFVTGYVSVASMISACSISIFMILTNESQNYVYFGIFIALLIVYRHKSNIINLINKEEANFFDKVNKR; encoded by the coding sequence ATAGGGTCAATACCATTTTCTTTAATTTTTGGTAAAATATTTAAAAAAATGGATTTAAGAGAATATGGAAGTGGTAATGTAGGTTCTACTAATGCAGCAAGAGTATTAGGTTATAAAATAGGAATTTTAACACTTATTATGGATGTTTCAAAAGGACTTATACCAACATATATCGCAAGTAAATATGATACTAATTTAGCAATATTAATTGGATTAGCAGCAATATTAGGGCATTCATACTCAGTTTATTTAAAATTTAATGGTGGGAAAGCAGTAGCAACTAGTTTAGGTGTTTTTTTAGCATTATCACCACTTAATGTGTTATATGCTTTTATAGTATTTATAGTAATATTATTTGTAACAGGTTATGTTTCTGTTGCTTCAATGATATCAGCATGTTCAATATCAATTTTTATGATATTAACTAATGAAAGTCAAAATTATGTTTATTTTGGAATATTTATAGCATTATTGATAGTATACAGACATAAATCAAATATAATAAATTTAATAAACAAAGAAGAAGCTAACTTTTTTGATAAAGTTAATAAAAGGTAG